One window of the Cataglyphis hispanica isolate Lineage 1 chromosome 13, ULB_Chis1_1.0, whole genome shotgun sequence genome contains the following:
- the LOC126853882 gene encoding uncharacterized protein LOC126853882, with the protein MRRDLFLTMVLGVFFLKESHCKPTEIVADSDVLDPVAITVNNESEIVATRKQRSPQYGLLGNYGDYSDYDDNAPYFRFGHKRKLYQHKPYHHKPHGCRRYGCGGGWQPHYGNYHHTGQGASFASASAGSISGGGPYGGGQSGANAQSASFNIGPFSASFSAAQSSSGYSDGF; encoded by the exons ATGAGAAGAGACTTATTTTTAACGATGGTGCTCGGTGTGTTTTTTCTGAAAGAATCGCACTGCAAACCGACGGAAATAGTAGCGGATTCTGATGTGTTAGATCCAGTTGCGATAACTGTGAACAATGAATCTGAAATTG TTGCTACGAGAAAACAGAGATCACCACAATATGGTTTGTTGGGCAATTATGGTGATTATTCTGATTACGATGACAATGCACCATATTTTCGTTTTGGGCATAAGCGAAAACTTTACCAGCATAAACCGTATCATCATAAGCCTCATGGATGCCGTCGTTACGGCTGCGGCGGAGG ATGGCAACCGCACTACGGCAACTATCATCATACCGGACAAGGAGCGTCTTTCGCCTCAGCATCAGCAGGATCTATAAGTGGAGGTGGTCCTTATGGCGGAGGACAGAGCGGGGCCAATGCACAGAGTGCGAGTTTCAATATCGGGCCTTTCTCAGCTTCCTTTAGCGCTGCTCAGTCTTCATCGGGATATTCGGAtggattttga
- the LOC126853855 gene encoding uncharacterized PE-PGRS family protein PE_PGRS46-like isoform X1 translates to MKLLKCLVPIVVLLLIKNSSARPGVLGDLVGGHVGSLLDPLGIFKPKSQASSQANAQANSQSLGGGLNIGPIGIGGGFSSSSALSSASANGGGLSSASAKADAQSQGYGGYGGSNAQASANANAQGGYDGSSGILGGYGNNGVNDGYYRPGVSQVPIQVNRPDYGSHGGSQSSANANANANANAIGNGGSGGAFPGSSYYPIPSQGPKVVGNANANAHANAAANAAGSGGINVVPGKYPGGRIDQIEVIPVNTLPISQPTSSVYPTPQQPIYQPISQGVGKGDTAIIIVEDSPSAQYPPHHHRPGPSHHYQHRRPHYGRKPTKQQPVEIIIIEEPAPSQANGYGNGGIQGTYPGGAYGDNPFLSGGSGSNANANANANANANAQAGAGGSGSILGGHGNYGGQQGSNYPTVPSSPIGGNNPFLNGGHSGAGSDATANAQANANAGASNTGHQSIGAHNPFLNGGASYGNAGGAGGINYQPGGSGIVLGEKPKGIPTTYPGQFPGSGSGSLGSAGANAGANANAGSIGGGPIKSSPISGSGGYGGGSSGSTVLGGYEGQGSGGPSFGGFGGQAGGSSGANANANAGATSGSSGTGGHKNGGIVLGGSGSQGTVLGGSGSHGGYGSQGSGGYGQGGSSGLNLGGYGSGSSGANANANAGAAGGTVLGGSGSNGGYGSSGGYGQSGSSGSNLGGYGSGTSGANAGANAGATSGSSGTVLGGSGGHGTVLGGSGGHGSSGTVLGGSGSHGGFGSSGGYGQGGSSGSNLGGYGSGSSGANANANANAGATSGSNGIVLGGSGGHGGFGSQGNGGYGQGGSSGSNLGGYGGGSSGANANANANAGSSSNVLGGHGNGVKGSGSGHGGGFGGYGGSAGGGSNANAQASSNAIASGSGSSKAISDAVSNAHTNGGLASANSSSKSSAFTNGSGSANANAHASSNASSGTYGDIGSKSSASSHASASADTRDMLIFS, encoded by the exons ATGAAATTGCTCAAGTGTTTGGTGCCCATAGTGGTGctactattaattaaaaattcttccgCAAGGCCTG GTGTGCTAGGTGATTTAGTTGGAGGCCATGTCGGTAGTTTGCTGGATCCATTGGGAATTTTTAAGCCTAAGAGCCAAGCAAGTAGCCAAGCTAACGCTCAAGCTAACTCCCAATCGCTAGGAGGAGGTTTAAATATCGGACCAATCGGAATCGGAGGTGGATTTTCTTCATCTTCAGCATTGTCATCAGCGTCAGCAAACGGCGGTGGTTTGTCTTCGGCTTCAGCGAAAGCGGATGCTCAATCTCAAGGATATGGAGGATACGGCGGTTCCAACGCGCAAGCGTCCGCTAACGCTAATGCACAAG GTGGTTATGACGGTTCTTCGGGAATCCTGGGGGGTTATGGGAATAATGGCGTGAATGACGGTTATTATCGTCCCGGTGTCAGTCAGGTTCCTATTCAAGTCAATCGACCGGATTACGGAAGTCACGGTGGCTCTCAGTCTAGTGCTAATGCTAACGCTAATGCGAACGCCAACGCCATCGGCAACGGTGGCAGTGGCGGAGCTTTTCCGGGAAGCTCTTATTATCCAATACCTTCCCAAGGACCCAAGGTCGTCGGCAATGCTAATGCCAACGCTCATGCGAATGCGGCTGCAAACGCCGCGGGTAGTGGTGGAATAAATGTCGTCCCAGGCAAATATCCTGGCGGAAGAATAGATCAGATAGAAGTCATTCCGGTGAACACATTACCGATCTCTCAACCAACCTCTTCAGTATATCCAACACCTCAACAGCCTATCTATCAGCCAATTTCTCAAGGAGTGGGTAAAGGAGACACTGCGATTATTATCGTCGAGGATTCACCATCAGCGCAGTATCCGCCGCATCATCATCGTCCAGGTCCTTCTCATCATTATCAACATCGTCGGCCGCATTACGGGCGTAAACCAACAAAGCAACAGCCTGTCGAGATCATTATTATCGAGGAGCCAGCGCCTAGCCAAG ctAATGGTTACGGAAATGGTGGTATTCAAGGAACATATCCTGGAGGAGCTTATGGTGACAATCCCTTCTTATCAGGCGGCTCTGGATCAAATGCCAATGCCAATGCTAATGCTAATGCTAACGCCAACGCTCAAGCAGGTGCAGGCGGTAGCGGCAGTATCTTAGGAGGACATGGAAATTACGGAGGACAACAAGGTAGCAATTACCCAACAGTTCCATCAAGTCCAATCGGCGGAAACAATCCGTTTTTAAACGGTGGACATTCTGGCGCCGGTAGTGATGCCACTGCTAACGCTCAGGCCAATGCAAACGCTGGAGCCAGTAATACCGGACATCAATCGATAGGTGCACATAATCCGTTCCTCAATGGCGGCGCATCCTATGGTAACGCGGGAGGAGCGGGAGGAATAAATTATCAACCAGGTGGTTCAGGTATTGTTTTGGGCGAAAAGCCCAAGGGCATTCCTACAACATATCCTGGACAATTCCCTGGATCAGGATCGGGCTCGCTCGGATCAGCAGGAGCTAATGCTGGCGCTAATGCCAATGCCGGTTCTATTGGAGGAGGACCGATCAAAAGCAGTCCGATATCTGGATCAGGCGGATACGGCGGTGGATCTTCCGGATCGACCGTTCTTGGTGGTTATGAAGGTCAAGGATCAGGTGGTCCGAGCTTTGGCGGATTTGGAGGACAAGCTGGAGGTTCATCCGGTGCCAATGCTAATGCCAATGCTGGAGCTACTAGCGGAAGCAGCGGAACCGGTGGTCATAAAAATGGCGGAATTGTTCTTGGAGGATCCGGTAGTCAAGGAACTGTTCTCGGAGGATCTGGAAGTCACGGAGGATACGGTAGCCAAGGCAGCGGTGGATATGGACAAGGCGGCTCTTCTGGATTGAACCTTGGTGGATATGGCAGTGGTTCTTCTGGTGCTAATGCTAATGCAAATGCAGGAGCTGCTGGCGGAACTGTTCTCGGAGGATCTGGAAGTAATGGAGGATATGGTAGCAGCGGTGGATATGGACAAAGTGGCTCTTCTGGATCAAATCTTGGAGGATATGGCAGTGGCACATCTGGTGCCAATGCTGGTGCCAACGCTGGAGCTACTAGCGGAAGTAGCGGAACCGTCCTCGGAGGATCTGGCGGTCATGGAACCGTTCTTGGAGGATCCGGTGGTCATGGAAGTAGCGGAACTGTTCTTGGAGGATCTGGAAGTCATGGAGGATTCGGTAGCAGCGGTGGATATGGACAAGGCGGCTCTTCTGGATCAAACCTTGGTGGATATGGCAGTGGTTCTTCTGGTGCTAATGCTAATGCTAATGCTAATGCTGGAGCCACTAGCGGAAGTAACGGAATTGTTCTCGGAGGATCTGGCGGTCACGGAGGATTCGGTAGCCAAGGCAACGGAGGATATGGACAAGGCGGCTCTTCTGGATCGAATCTCGGTGGATACGGAGGAGGTTCTTCTGGTGCTAATGCTAATGCTAACGCCAATGCTGGAAGTTCAAGTAATGTCCTTGGTGGACACGGAAATGGCGTTAAAGGATCAGGCTCTGGACATGGTGGAGGATTTGGTGGATATGGCGGATCAGCCGGAGgag GCTCAAACGCCAATGCTCAGGCGTCTTCTAATGCAATCGCGTCTGGCAGTGGCTCGTCCAAAGCCATCTCCGACGCTGTGTCCAACGCGCATACCAACGGTGGATTGGCGTCGGCGAACAGCTCCAGCAAATCGTCAGCCTTCACAAATGGATCAGGATCCGCTAATGCCAACGCACACGCGTCCAGTAACGCATCTTCTGGGACTTACGGTGATATAGGATCAAAGAGTTCAGCCTCAAGCCATGCGTCAGCCTCCGCCGACACCAGGGACATGTTGATCTTCAGTTAA
- the LOC126853855 gene encoding uncharacterized PE-PGRS family protein PE_PGRS54-like isoform X2 encodes MKLLKCLVPIVVLLLIKNSSARPGVLGDLVGGHVGSLLDPLGIFKPKSQASSQANAQANSQSLGGGLNIGPIGIGGGFSSSSALSSASANGGGLSSASAKADAQSQGYGGYGGSNAQASANANAQGGYDGSSGILGGYGNNGVNDGYYRPGVSQVPIQVNRPDYGSHGGSQSSANANANANANAIGNGGSGGAFPGSSYYPIPSQGPKVVGNANANAHANAAANAAGSGGINVVPGKYPGGRIDQIEVIPVNTLPISQPTSSVYPTPQQPIYQPISQGVGKGDTAIIIVEDSPSAQYPPHHHRPGPSHHYQHRRPHYGRKPTKQQPVEIIIIEEPAPSQANGYGNGGIQGTYPGGAYGDNPFLSGGSGSNANANANANANANAQAGAGGSGSILGGHGNYGGQQGSNYPTVPSSPIGGNNPFLNGGHSGAGSDATANAQANANAGASNTGHQSIGAHNPFLNGGASYGNAGGAGGINYQPGGSGIVLGEKPKGIPTTYPGQFPGSGSGSLGSAGANAGANANAGSIGGGPIKSSPISGSGGYGGGSSGSTVLGGYEGQGSGGPSFGGFGGQAGGSSGANANANAGATSGSSGTGGHKNGGIVLGGSGSQGTVLGGSGSHGGYGSQGSGGYGQGGSSGLNLGGYGSGSSGANANANAGAAGGTVLGGSGSNGGYGSSGGYGQSGSSGSNLGGYGSGTSGANAGANAGATSGSSGTVLGGSGGHGTVLGGSGGHGSSGTVLGGSGSHGGFGSSGGYGQGGSSGSNLGGYGSGSSGANANANANAGATSGSNGIVLGGSGGHGGFGSQGNGGYGQGGSSGSNLGGYGGGSSGANANANANAGSSSNVLGGHGNGVKGSGSGHGGGFGGYGGSAGGGLSPEAEASASSMAEALASGLIVIK; translated from the exons ATGAAATTGCTCAAGTGTTTGGTGCCCATAGTGGTGctactattaattaaaaattcttccgCAAGGCCTG GTGTGCTAGGTGATTTAGTTGGAGGCCATGTCGGTAGTTTGCTGGATCCATTGGGAATTTTTAAGCCTAAGAGCCAAGCAAGTAGCCAAGCTAACGCTCAAGCTAACTCCCAATCGCTAGGAGGAGGTTTAAATATCGGACCAATCGGAATCGGAGGTGGATTTTCTTCATCTTCAGCATTGTCATCAGCGTCAGCAAACGGCGGTGGTTTGTCTTCGGCTTCAGCGAAAGCGGATGCTCAATCTCAAGGATATGGAGGATACGGCGGTTCCAACGCGCAAGCGTCCGCTAACGCTAATGCACAAG GTGGTTATGACGGTTCTTCGGGAATCCTGGGGGGTTATGGGAATAATGGCGTGAATGACGGTTATTATCGTCCCGGTGTCAGTCAGGTTCCTATTCAAGTCAATCGACCGGATTACGGAAGTCACGGTGGCTCTCAGTCTAGTGCTAATGCTAACGCTAATGCGAACGCCAACGCCATCGGCAACGGTGGCAGTGGCGGAGCTTTTCCGGGAAGCTCTTATTATCCAATACCTTCCCAAGGACCCAAGGTCGTCGGCAATGCTAATGCCAACGCTCATGCGAATGCGGCTGCAAACGCCGCGGGTAGTGGTGGAATAAATGTCGTCCCAGGCAAATATCCTGGCGGAAGAATAGATCAGATAGAAGTCATTCCGGTGAACACATTACCGATCTCTCAACCAACCTCTTCAGTATATCCAACACCTCAACAGCCTATCTATCAGCCAATTTCTCAAGGAGTGGGTAAAGGAGACACTGCGATTATTATCGTCGAGGATTCACCATCAGCGCAGTATCCGCCGCATCATCATCGTCCAGGTCCTTCTCATCATTATCAACATCGTCGGCCGCATTACGGGCGTAAACCAACAAAGCAACAGCCTGTCGAGATCATTATTATCGAGGAGCCAGCGCCTAGCCAAG ctAATGGTTACGGAAATGGTGGTATTCAAGGAACATATCCTGGAGGAGCTTATGGTGACAATCCCTTCTTATCAGGCGGCTCTGGATCAAATGCCAATGCCAATGCTAATGCTAATGCTAACGCCAACGCTCAAGCAGGTGCAGGCGGTAGCGGCAGTATCTTAGGAGGACATGGAAATTACGGAGGACAACAAGGTAGCAATTACCCAACAGTTCCATCAAGTCCAATCGGCGGAAACAATCCGTTTTTAAACGGTGGACATTCTGGCGCCGGTAGTGATGCCACTGCTAACGCTCAGGCCAATGCAAACGCTGGAGCCAGTAATACCGGACATCAATCGATAGGTGCACATAATCCGTTCCTCAATGGCGGCGCATCCTATGGTAACGCGGGAGGAGCGGGAGGAATAAATTATCAACCAGGTGGTTCAGGTATTGTTTTGGGCGAAAAGCCCAAGGGCATTCCTACAACATATCCTGGACAATTCCCTGGATCAGGATCGGGCTCGCTCGGATCAGCAGGAGCTAATGCTGGCGCTAATGCCAATGCCGGTTCTATTGGAGGAGGACCGATCAAAAGCAGTCCGATATCTGGATCAGGCGGATACGGCGGTGGATCTTCCGGATCGACCGTTCTTGGTGGTTATGAAGGTCAAGGATCAGGTGGTCCGAGCTTTGGCGGATTTGGAGGACAAGCTGGAGGTTCATCCGGTGCCAATGCTAATGCCAATGCTGGAGCTACTAGCGGAAGCAGCGGAACCGGTGGTCATAAAAATGGCGGAATTGTTCTTGGAGGATCCGGTAGTCAAGGAACTGTTCTCGGAGGATCTGGAAGTCACGGAGGATACGGTAGCCAAGGCAGCGGTGGATATGGACAAGGCGGCTCTTCTGGATTGAACCTTGGTGGATATGGCAGTGGTTCTTCTGGTGCTAATGCTAATGCAAATGCAGGAGCTGCTGGCGGAACTGTTCTCGGAGGATCTGGAAGTAATGGAGGATATGGTAGCAGCGGTGGATATGGACAAAGTGGCTCTTCTGGATCAAATCTTGGAGGATATGGCAGTGGCACATCTGGTGCCAATGCTGGTGCCAACGCTGGAGCTACTAGCGGAAGTAGCGGAACCGTCCTCGGAGGATCTGGCGGTCATGGAACCGTTCTTGGAGGATCCGGTGGTCATGGAAGTAGCGGAACTGTTCTTGGAGGATCTGGAAGTCATGGAGGATTCGGTAGCAGCGGTGGATATGGACAAGGCGGCTCTTCTGGATCAAACCTTGGTGGATATGGCAGTGGTTCTTCTGGTGCTAATGCTAATGCTAATGCTAATGCTGGAGCCACTAGCGGAAGTAACGGAATTGTTCTCGGAGGATCTGGCGGTCACGGAGGATTCGGTAGCCAAGGCAACGGAGGATATGGACAAGGCGGCTCTTCTGGATCGAATCTCGGTGGATACGGAGGAGGTTCTTCTGGTGCTAATGCTAATGCTAACGCCAATGCTGGAAGTTCAAGTAATGTCCTTGGTGGACACGGAAATGGCGTTAAAGGATCAGGCTCTGGACATGGTGGAGGATTTGGTGGATATGGCGGATCAGCCGGAGgag GCCTAAGCCCCGAGGCCGAGGCGTCAGCGTCGTCCATGGCGGAGGCTTTGGCATCAGGACTGATCGTAATTAAATGA
- the LOC126853855 gene encoding spidroin-1-like isoform X3, translated as MKLLKCLVPIVVLLLIKNSSARPGVLGDLVGGHVGSLLDPLGIFKPKSQASSQANAQANSQSLGGGLNIGPIGIGGGFSSSSALSSASANGGGLSSASAKADAQSQGYGGYGGSNAQASANANAQGGYDGSSGILGGYGNNGVNDGYYRPGVSQVPIQVNRPDYGSHGGSQSSANANANANANAIGNGGSGGAFPGSSYYPIPSQGPKVVGNANANAHANAAANAAGSGGINVVPGKYPGGRIDQIEVIPVNTLPISQPTSSVYPTPQQPIYQPISQGVGKGDTAIIIVEDSPSAQYPPHHHRPGPSHHYQHRRPHYGRKPTKQQPVEIIIIEEPAPSQANGYGNGGIQGTYPGGAYGDNPFLSGGSGSNANANANANANANAQAGAGGSGSILGGHGNYGGQQGSNYPTVPSSPIGGNNPFLNGGHSGAGSDATANAQANANAGASNTGHQSIGAHNPFLNGGASYGNAGGAGGINYQPGGSGIVLGEKPKGIPTTYPGQFPGSGSGSLGSAGANAGANANAGSIGGGPIKSSPISGSGGYGGGSSGSTVLGGYEGQGSGGPSFGGFGGQAGGSSGANANANAGATSGSSGTGGHKNGGIVLGGSGSQGTVLGGSGSHGGYGSQGSGGYGQGGSSGLNLGGYGSGSSGANANANAGAAGGTVLGGSGSNGGYGSSGGYGQSGSSGSNLGGYGSGTSGANAGANAGATSGSSGTVLGGSGGHGTVLGGSGGHGSSGTVLGGSGSHGGFGSSGGYGQGGSSGSNLGGYGSGSSGANANANANAGATSGSNGIVLGGSGGHGGFGSQGNGGYGQGGSSGSNLGGYGGGSSGANANANANAGSSSNVLGGHGNGVKGSGSGHGGGFGGYGGSAGGAHNSPCVLYKR; from the exons ATGAAATTGCTCAAGTGTTTGGTGCCCATAGTGGTGctactattaattaaaaattcttccgCAAGGCCTG GTGTGCTAGGTGATTTAGTTGGAGGCCATGTCGGTAGTTTGCTGGATCCATTGGGAATTTTTAAGCCTAAGAGCCAAGCAAGTAGCCAAGCTAACGCTCAAGCTAACTCCCAATCGCTAGGAGGAGGTTTAAATATCGGACCAATCGGAATCGGAGGTGGATTTTCTTCATCTTCAGCATTGTCATCAGCGTCAGCAAACGGCGGTGGTTTGTCTTCGGCTTCAGCGAAAGCGGATGCTCAATCTCAAGGATATGGAGGATACGGCGGTTCCAACGCGCAAGCGTCCGCTAACGCTAATGCACAAG GTGGTTATGACGGTTCTTCGGGAATCCTGGGGGGTTATGGGAATAATGGCGTGAATGACGGTTATTATCGTCCCGGTGTCAGTCAGGTTCCTATTCAAGTCAATCGACCGGATTACGGAAGTCACGGTGGCTCTCAGTCTAGTGCTAATGCTAACGCTAATGCGAACGCCAACGCCATCGGCAACGGTGGCAGTGGCGGAGCTTTTCCGGGAAGCTCTTATTATCCAATACCTTCCCAAGGACCCAAGGTCGTCGGCAATGCTAATGCCAACGCTCATGCGAATGCGGCTGCAAACGCCGCGGGTAGTGGTGGAATAAATGTCGTCCCAGGCAAATATCCTGGCGGAAGAATAGATCAGATAGAAGTCATTCCGGTGAACACATTACCGATCTCTCAACCAACCTCTTCAGTATATCCAACACCTCAACAGCCTATCTATCAGCCAATTTCTCAAGGAGTGGGTAAAGGAGACACTGCGATTATTATCGTCGAGGATTCACCATCAGCGCAGTATCCGCCGCATCATCATCGTCCAGGTCCTTCTCATCATTATCAACATCGTCGGCCGCATTACGGGCGTAAACCAACAAAGCAACAGCCTGTCGAGATCATTATTATCGAGGAGCCAGCGCCTAGCCAAG ctAATGGTTACGGAAATGGTGGTATTCAAGGAACATATCCTGGAGGAGCTTATGGTGACAATCCCTTCTTATCAGGCGGCTCTGGATCAAATGCCAATGCCAATGCTAATGCTAATGCTAACGCCAACGCTCAAGCAGGTGCAGGCGGTAGCGGCAGTATCTTAGGAGGACATGGAAATTACGGAGGACAACAAGGTAGCAATTACCCAACAGTTCCATCAAGTCCAATCGGCGGAAACAATCCGTTTTTAAACGGTGGACATTCTGGCGCCGGTAGTGATGCCACTGCTAACGCTCAGGCCAATGCAAACGCTGGAGCCAGTAATACCGGACATCAATCGATAGGTGCACATAATCCGTTCCTCAATGGCGGCGCATCCTATGGTAACGCGGGAGGAGCGGGAGGAATAAATTATCAACCAGGTGGTTCAGGTATTGTTTTGGGCGAAAAGCCCAAGGGCATTCCTACAACATATCCTGGACAATTCCCTGGATCAGGATCGGGCTCGCTCGGATCAGCAGGAGCTAATGCTGGCGCTAATGCCAATGCCGGTTCTATTGGAGGAGGACCGATCAAAAGCAGTCCGATATCTGGATCAGGCGGATACGGCGGTGGATCTTCCGGATCGACCGTTCTTGGTGGTTATGAAGGTCAAGGATCAGGTGGTCCGAGCTTTGGCGGATTTGGAGGACAAGCTGGAGGTTCATCCGGTGCCAATGCTAATGCCAATGCTGGAGCTACTAGCGGAAGCAGCGGAACCGGTGGTCATAAAAATGGCGGAATTGTTCTTGGAGGATCCGGTAGTCAAGGAACTGTTCTCGGAGGATCTGGAAGTCACGGAGGATACGGTAGCCAAGGCAGCGGTGGATATGGACAAGGCGGCTCTTCTGGATTGAACCTTGGTGGATATGGCAGTGGTTCTTCTGGTGCTAATGCTAATGCAAATGCAGGAGCTGCTGGCGGAACTGTTCTCGGAGGATCTGGAAGTAATGGAGGATATGGTAGCAGCGGTGGATATGGACAAAGTGGCTCTTCTGGATCAAATCTTGGAGGATATGGCAGTGGCACATCTGGTGCCAATGCTGGTGCCAACGCTGGAGCTACTAGCGGAAGTAGCGGAACCGTCCTCGGAGGATCTGGCGGTCATGGAACCGTTCTTGGAGGATCCGGTGGTCATGGAAGTAGCGGAACTGTTCTTGGAGGATCTGGAAGTCATGGAGGATTCGGTAGCAGCGGTGGATATGGACAAGGCGGCTCTTCTGGATCAAACCTTGGTGGATATGGCAGTGGTTCTTCTGGTGCTAATGCTAATGCTAATGCTAATGCTGGAGCCACTAGCGGAAGTAACGGAATTGTTCTCGGAGGATCTGGCGGTCACGGAGGATTCGGTAGCCAAGGCAACGGAGGATATGGACAAGGCGGCTCTTCTGGATCGAATCTCGGTGGATACGGAGGAGGTTCTTCTGGTGCTAATGCTAATGCTAACGCCAATGCTGGAAGTTCAAGTAATGTCCTTGGTGGACACGGAAATGGCGTTAAAGGATCAGGCTCTGGACATGGTGGAGGATTTGGTGGATATGGCGGATCAGCCGGAGgag cGCATAATTCACCCTGCGTATTAtacaagagataa